In Humulus lupulus chromosome 6, drHumLupu1.1, whole genome shotgun sequence, a single genomic region encodes these proteins:
- the LOC133784215 gene encoding 7-dehydrocholesterol reductase-like — translation MYLVNHLVHLGTQLALYILVAGILCIYINYDCDRQRQEFRRTNGKALVWGKAPSKITATYTTTTGETKSSILLTSGWYGKYWKSYCEKVRYRVIPGIY, via the exons ATGTACCTGGTCAATCATCTCGTACACCTTGGAACTCAG TTGGCACTCTACATCCTAGTAGCAGGCATTCTTTGCATATACATCAACTACGACTGTGATAGGCAAAGGCAAGAGTTTCGCAGAACAAATGGCAAAGCTTTGGTTTGGGGTAAAGCTCCATCAAAG ATAACTGCCACTTACACTACCACAACTGGGGAAACAAAAAGCAGCATTCTTTTAACTTCGGGATG GTATGGAAAATACTGGAAATCGTACTGCGAGAAGGTTCGGTACAGGGTCATCCCCGGAATTTACTGA